Proteins encoded together in one Camelina sativa cultivar DH55 chromosome 9, Cs, whole genome shotgun sequence window:
- the LOC104714795 gene encoding uncharacterized protein LOC104714795 gives MRKHSIIRDSLKSFFEPHLHPDNGELLKGTKTQIDEKVKKILGIVESGDIEEDESKRLVVAELVKEFYKEYESLYRQYDDLTGEIRKKVHGKGENDSSSSSSSDSDSDEKSKTNGRADNDIELVKKQIEDANLEIAHLKRKLATTDEEKEAVESEHQEILNKLKESEEICGNLRLEVEKLASENKELNQKLEVAGETESDLNQKLEDVNKEREGMEAELEKKSQEVSEYVNQIRNLKDEMENKAKDHENTLEENNRLEAQKNETEAELEREKQEKPALLNQINDVQKALLEQEAAYNTLSQEHKQINGLFEEREATIKKLTDDYNQAREMLEEYMSKMEETERRMQETGKDVASRESAIVDLEDTVESLRNDVEMKGEELESLMEKMSNIEVKLRLSNQKLRVTEQVLTEKEGELKRIEAKHLEEQALLEEKIAMTHETYRGMIKEISEKVNSTILNRFQSLSEKLEEKHKSYEETVVNATKMLLTAKKCVVEMKENKEEMKKEKEEVEKKLEGQVREEEREKEKLKETLLGLGEEKREAIRQLCVWIEHHRDRCEYLEEVLSKMVAARGQRRPQRA, from the exons atgagaaagcATAGTATTATTAGAGACTCCTTGAAATCTTTCTTTGAGCCTCATCTTCATCCTGACAATGGTGAATTGCTCAAAGGAACAAAGACTC AAATAGATGAGAAAGTGAAGAAAATCTTGGGAATTGTTGAGAGTGGGGATATTGAGGAAGATGAATCCAAAAGACTAGTGGTTGCCGAGTTGGTGAAGGAATTCTACAAAGAGTATGAGTCCTTGTATCGCCAATACGATGATTTAACTGGTGAGATCAGGAAAAAAGTTCATGGGAAAGGAGAGAACGACAGCTCGTCTTCTTCGAGCTCTGACTCGGATTCAGATGAGAAGAGCAAGACAAACGGGCGTGCTGATAATGACATAGAGTTGGTTAAGAAACAGATCGAAGATGCAAATCTTGAAATTGCTCATCTGAAAAGGAAGTTAGCAACAAccgatgaagaaaaagaagccgTAGAATCAGAGCACCAAGAGATTTTGAACAAGTTAAAGGAATCAGAAGAGATTTGTGGGAATTTAAGACTTGAAGTTGAGAAGTTAGCGAGTGAAAACAAAGAACTAAATCAGAAACTGGAAGTTGCTGGTGAGACGGAATCTGATCTGAATCAGAAGCTAGAAGATgttaataaagagagagagggaatgGAAGCAGAGCTTGAGAAGAAGTCTCAAGAAGTTTCTGAGTATGTGAATCAAATCAGAAATCTAAAAGATGAGATGGAAAACAAGGCCAAAGATCACGAGAATACACTAGAAGAAAATAACCGTCTAGAAGCGCAAAAGAACGAAACCGAAGCAGAActcgagagagagaaacaagagaagcCCGCGTTACTGAATCAGATTAACGATGTGCAGAAAGCGTTGTTAGAGCAAGAAGCTGCCTACAATACGCTGAGCCAAGAACATAAACAGATCAACGGTTTGTTCGAAGAACGAGAGGCAACCATCAAGAAGCTAACAGATGACTACAACCAAGCCCGAGAGATGTTGGAAGAGTACATGTCAAAGATGGAAGAGACAGAGAGGAGAATGCAAGAGACCGGTAAAGATGTTGCATCGAGGGAATCTGCGATTGTTGATCTCGAAGATACGGTAGAGAGTCTACGTAATGACGTAGAGATGAAAGGAGAGGAGTTAGAGAGCTTGATGGAGAAGATGAGTAACATCGAGGTTAAACTCCGTTTGTCTAACCAGAAACTGAGAGTAACAGAACAAGTTTTAACGGAGAAAGAAGGAGAGTTGAAGAGAATAGAAGCTAAGCATTTAGAGGAACAAGCATTGCTCGAGGAGAAGATCGCAATGACACATGAAACATATCGAGGTATGATCAAAGAGATATCAGAGAAAGTGAATTCAACAATACTAAACCGGTTCCAATCCCTGTCTGAAAAACTTGAGGAGAAACACAAAAGCTATGAGGAAACAGTGGTTAATGCGACGAAGATGCTTTTGACAGCGAAGAAGTGTGTGGTAGAGATGAAGGAGAataaagaagagatgaagaaggagaaggaagaggtgGAGAAGAAGCTTGAAGGTCAAGTaagagaagaggaaagagagaaggagaagttgAAGGAGACATTGTTGGGAttaggagaagagaagagagaagcgATAAGACAGTTATGTGTATGGATTGAACACCATAGAGACCGTTGTGAGTATCTTGAGGAAGTTTTGTCCAAAATGGTTGCGGCAAGAGGACAGAGACGGCCACAACGAGCTTAA